Proteins encoded in a region of the Teredinibacter purpureus genome:
- a CDS encoding 4-phosphoerythronate dehydrogenase: protein MKIIADENIPLVYELFGSLGEIVTLPGRNISPEDVKHADALLVRSVTQVNETLLQGSQVKFVGTCTIGTDHLDKEYLDKQSISYSSAPGCNAYGVVQYVFAALAHLNKLDKTLKIGVIGCGNVGGRLYRALIKAGFSCVCYDPFLTQNEIPDLQPWESLYECDVICTHTPLTTDGPHPSWHMMSTEFFNHMKPGALLLNAGRGAVIDNDALLQYFRQGNQNKLSVVLDVWEPEPDLDTALLEYVCLASPHIAGYSYEGKTNGSLMIFEALSTFLQHPENDIKDRMLDVKTKAYGDTVPLTADSVREMILKTYPIVDDDARLRAVKDTVATEFDLLRKHYPKRREFSHYSVIDPADDWLDFYEALGFKIQMTA from the coding sequence ATGAAAATTATTGCCGATGAAAACATTCCACTTGTATACGAACTTTTCGGCTCATTAGGCGAAATTGTGACATTACCAGGGCGTAATATTAGCCCCGAAGATGTGAAGCATGCCGATGCACTACTCGTGCGTTCTGTTACTCAAGTAAATGAAACCTTATTGCAAGGCAGCCAAGTAAAGTTTGTGGGTACCTGCACCATAGGTACGGATCATCTCGACAAGGAATACCTTGATAAGCAGTCAATTTCTTACAGCAGTGCCCCCGGTTGTAACGCGTACGGTGTAGTGCAGTACGTTTTTGCGGCGTTGGCGCATTTGAACAAACTCGATAAAACGCTAAAAATAGGTGTTATTGGCTGTGGAAATGTTGGGGGGCGTCTCTATCGCGCGCTTATTAAGGCTGGTTTTAGTTGTGTTTGTTACGATCCGTTTTTAACGCAGAATGAAATCCCTGATTTGCAACCTTGGGAATCGTTATACGAATGCGACGTAATTTGCACCCACACACCTTTAACTACCGATGGCCCTCATCCTTCGTGGCACATGATGAGTACCGAGTTTTTTAATCACATGAAACCGGGTGCCTTATTGCTAAATGCGGGCAGAGGAGCGGTTATTGATAATGATGCCCTGCTTCAGTACTTTCGCCAAGGCAATCAAAATAAGCTTAGCGTTGTGTTAGATGTGTGGGAGCCAGAGCCAGATCTAGATACGGCACTATTGGAGTATGTGTGCTTGGCGAGCCCTCATATTGCGGGTTATAGCTATGAAGGTAAAACGAATGGATCGTTAATGATTTTTGAAGCGCTATCGACTTTTTTACAACATCCAGAGAACGACATAAAAGACCGAATGCTGGACGTGAAAACAAAAGCCTATGGCGATACAGTGCCGCTTACCGCCGATTCAGTACGAGAAATGATACTGAAAACGTACCCCATAGTAGACGATGATGCTCGTTTGCGCGCGGTGAAAGATACGGTCGCCACAGAATTTGATTTATTAAGAAAGCATTACCCTAAAAGGCGAGAATTTAGCCATTATAGTGTGATCGACCCCGCCGATGACTGGTTGGATTTTTACGAGGCGTTGGGTTTTAAAATACAGATGACCGCATAA
- a CDS encoding 5'-3' exonuclease: MKSNTSPVLLIDASIYIFKYYFSMPDNWWSEDGSPTGAVYGYSYWLLRLLEANSPSKMAACFDESLGSCFRNTLYPNYKCSRALPDELLAFQLKACQRVTELLGIPSYVSSTHEADDLLATLASRCRAQSLSVGVVTRDKDLAQLVLGKSDFMWDAPEGDRLYASDIIETLGVAPAQVADYLALVGDASDDIPGVPGVGAKTASALLRHYPSWHDIKQHMAHVAQLPIRGAATLAHKLVEYESQVDMAIQLTRVVTNAPLGRRFSLSVSKPKKKALQQFGETMGFGPQFNSSINRVFPTL; the protein is encoded by the coding sequence ATGAAATCAAATACTTCGCCGGTTTTATTGATAGACGCCTCAATCTATATTTTTAAATATTATTTCTCGATGCCGGATAATTGGTGGTCTGAAGACGGCTCCCCAACGGGGGCTGTTTATGGTTACTCTTATTGGTTGCTGCGTTTGTTGGAGGCCAATAGTCCGTCAAAAATGGCCGCTTGTTTCGATGAGAGCCTGGGAAGTTGTTTTCGGAATACGCTTTACCCCAATTACAAGTGCAGTCGAGCCTTGCCAGACGAATTGTTAGCGTTTCAGTTAAAAGCGTGTCAACGGGTTACAGAGTTGCTGGGCATTCCCAGCTATGTCTCCAGTACGCATGAGGCCGATGATTTGTTGGCAACGTTAGCGTCACGGTGTAGAGCGCAATCCTTGTCTGTAGGTGTTGTTACCCGTGATAAAGATCTCGCGCAATTGGTGCTGGGGAAAAGTGATTTTATGTGGGACGCCCCAGAGGGAGACCGATTGTATGCGTCAGATATTATTGAAACGTTAGGGGTGGCCCCAGCCCAAGTGGCTGATTATTTAGCGTTAGTGGGGGACGCCAGTGACGATATTCCGGGGGTGCCGGGAGTTGGCGCAAAGACTGCTTCAGCGTTGCTTCGTCATTACCCTAGTTGGCACGATATTAAGCAACACATGGCACATGTAGCCCAGCTACCTATTCGAGGAGCGGCAACACTCGCTCACAAGCTTGTCGAGTACGAGTCGCAAGTTGATATGGCTATTCAGTTGACGCGGGTGGTAACCAACGCGCCCCTAGGCCGACGTTTTTCATTATCGGTTAGCAAACCTAAAAAAAAGGCCCTCCAGCAGTTTGGTGAAACGATGGGTTTTGGCCCGCAATTTAATTCTTCAATTAATCGAGTATTTCCAACGTTATGA
- a CDS encoding elongation factor P hydroxylase: MYSCQQIIEVFNRTFLSSHNTRLVGGGEEPLYLPAHSGDSARIIFRADYFSSALHEISHWCIAGEARRLQEDYGYWYAPDGRTERQQIEFERVEIKPQALEWILNVACGHPFAVSADNLMAGLGASVTFKKAISDQAKRYCDKGLNVRAKTFVKALTHSYKTASVLDASFYTVSRL, translated from the coding sequence ATGTATTCTTGTCAGCAGATAATAGAGGTTTTTAATCGAACGTTCTTAAGCTCCCATAATACTCGCTTAGTAGGGGGAGGGGAGGAACCGCTTTATTTACCTGCTCATTCTGGCGATAGCGCGCGTATTATTTTTAGGGCAGATTATTTCTCAAGTGCTTTGCACGAAATAAGCCATTGGTGTATCGCAGGAGAGGCGCGTCGATTACAGGAGGACTATGGCTACTGGTATGCGCCGGATGGCCGTACAGAACGGCAGCAAATAGAATTTGAACGTGTTGAAATTAAACCCCAAGCGCTAGAGTGGATATTAAACGTTGCGTGTGGCCACCCATTTGCTGTCAGCGCCGACAATCTTATGGCTGGGCTGGGAGCGTCGGTTACGTTTAAAAAAGCCATTAGCGATCAAGCAAAGCGGTATTGTGACAAAGGGTTGAATGTTCGAGCCAAAACGTTTGTGAAGGCACTTACGCACAGTTATAAAACGGCAAGCGTGTTAGATGCCTCGTTTTACACCGTATCGCGGCTATAA
- the tusA gene encoding sulfurtransferase TusA gives MSGPEVLVDACGLTCPEPVMMLHNAVRDAATGDLIKIIATDPSTVRDITRFCDFLGHHLDAHEEKEGQFTFWVRKG, from the coding sequence ATGAGCGGCCCCGAGGTGCTAGTGGATGCTTGCGGGTTAACCTGCCCAGAACCGGTGATGATGTTACACAATGCCGTACGAGATGCCGCTACTGGCGATCTGATTAAGATCATTGCAACTGACCCGTCAACCGTTCGCGATATCACGCGTTTCTGTGATTTCCTCGGCCATCATTTAGACGCCCATGAAGAGAAGGAAGGCCAGTTTACTTTTTGGGTGAGAAAAGGCTAA
- a CDS encoding antibiotic biosynthesis monooxygenase family protein, translated as MVHILIERHLHEDQLATYMEQAKIALQRTYIVPGFISGEAFADIQDENHRFLLCKWKSLEDWHRWATSAERKELLSPIHSILKQPEKVCVLEN; from the coding sequence ATGGTACATATTTTAATCGAACGCCATTTACATGAAGACCAGCTCGCCACCTATATGGAGCAAGCAAAAATCGCACTTCAGCGCACCTACATTGTGCCTGGTTTTATTTCAGGTGAAGCCTTTGCCGACATTCAGGACGAAAACCACCGTTTTTTGCTCTGTAAATGGAAGTCCTTAGAAGACTGGCACCGCTGGGCAACCAGCGCAGAACGCAAAGAACTGCTTAGCCCTATCCATTCGATACTTAAGCAACCCGAAAAAGTATGCGTTCTAGAAAACTAG
- the rlmM gene encoding 23S rRNA (cytidine(2498)-2'-O)-methyltransferase RlmM: protein MQLVALCRAGFEKEVAAELTDVCAQRGVAGYAKAQSDSGYVEFIIHNPDQALALLSEVRFDHLVFVRHWFVTNGVIEELNPEDRATPLHQALQQLMLEFKVKAIESVEPINTDTNDGKALAKLAKGVGRHIQLAVQHKTKSSAECRAQLVFLTGQSAFVGLYPKNNSSPWPAGIARLRLPRQAPSRATLKLEEAWHHFVPAKEWDVRLAPSMKAVDLGAAPGGWTWQLVNRSMFVDAVDNGPMADSLMETGQVTHHLLDGFLYKPNKPVDWLVCDIADKPSRTAGMIARWGEQRWFTEAVFNLKLPMKQRYQEVMKCKSSISERLKAQGISHQLRFKQLYHDREEVTGHLRLFL from the coding sequence GTGCAATTGGTTGCTCTTTGTAGAGCTGGATTTGAAAAAGAGGTTGCCGCTGAGTTGACAGATGTTTGTGCTCAACGGGGGGTTGCGGGTTACGCCAAAGCGCAAAGTGACTCAGGCTATGTAGAATTTATCATACATAATCCAGATCAAGCACTGGCGCTATTAAGCGAGGTTAGGTTCGATCATTTAGTGTTTGTTCGTCACTGGTTTGTGACGAATGGTGTAATTGAAGAGTTGAATCCCGAAGATAGAGCCACCCCTTTGCATCAAGCGCTACAACAATTGATGTTGGAATTTAAGGTGAAAGCAATTGAATCGGTTGAACCGATTAATACGGACACCAATGACGGTAAAGCTTTGGCCAAGTTGGCGAAAGGCGTGGGCCGGCATATCCAGCTCGCCGTGCAACATAAAACTAAATCGTCGGCTGAATGTCGTGCGCAATTGGTGTTTCTCACGGGGCAATCGGCCTTCGTAGGCTTGTACCCCAAAAACAATAGTAGCCCATGGCCGGCAGGAATCGCGAGGCTCCGCTTGCCTCGACAAGCGCCTAGCCGAGCGACCTTAAAGCTAGAAGAGGCTTGGCATCATTTTGTGCCGGCTAAAGAATGGGATGTAAGGTTAGCGCCTAGCATGAAGGCTGTCGATTTGGGTGCGGCGCCGGGTGGCTGGACATGGCAATTAGTTAATCGAAGCATGTTTGTAGACGCCGTTGATAACGGCCCTATGGCCGATTCGTTAATGGAAACCGGGCAGGTCACGCATCATTTGTTGGATGGCTTTTTATACAAACCGAACAAGCCGGTAGATTGGTTGGTGTGTGATATTGCTGATAAGCCCTCTAGAACAGCAGGTATGATTGCCCGATGGGGAGAACAGCGCTGGTTTACCGAGGCTGTATTTAATTTAAAGTTGCCGATGAAACAGCGCTATCAAGAAGTGATGAAGTGTAAATCGTCTATAAGTGAGCGCCTGAAGGCTCAGGGCATCTCTCATCAGTTACGGTTTAAGCAGCTTTACCATGACCGGGAAGAAGTCACCGGTCATCTGAGGTTATTTCTGTAG
- a CDS encoding ligand-binding sensor domain-containing protein — protein MSAILLLAVIVCCAAARAEIPPQVKFKPILTNKLEKLGYINDILQDKEGFLWFGAIQGLARYDGYTVKTYLHNVDDPHSLSHNWVKSLLLDNNGQLWAVTYSGLCQYLDQNDHFDCIKLPGSDIQSSFYALFRDSQNHYWVSTGSGILWLDIEQRRFIEAPQAIVQALRPSKDSEDNFVHEMAEDSKGNLWFALEGNGLVRFNTHTSIVTHFKVNAEDPTSLPDNKIRALLVDSNDNLWIGSLGGGISRFNTSTSQFTHFKHSGSEKADTVWEIMEDTNGMLWIGDGTGMHIYDPNTGDFADYTYSDGNNSGPGNFVARDMFLDDAGGIWVGYFPSGVDAIDMQASQFLNYNHNPSVTTSLADGGVLSTLEAPNGDIWVGCGFGLSLLDRKTGQFQRFSHDQSDPTSISGSTVLDMAIDNTGTLWIGAWDRGLNRHIPGTNHFKHYVYDTNDPHSLYGREPWSTLVAADGTLWVSTEKGINRYRPETDDFQRLLPFDDNNVILDSVYTRHLFQDRNGIIWVASFNGLYALDPKKNEFIQHYRHNPNDASTVSSDQILTVFEDHDGDIWVGTNGNGLNLLDREQGTFKRFSAEDGLPNPTITGITEDNDGALWLSTYQGLARYNKKSASFSTFDKRDGPIGNLYNRNSPSRLRSGELVFGSSRGLTIFNPKRLHPNTHVPPVVITEFSIFNKAVSPGDGGPLQQAITQTKSIELTHEQSVFSFEFAALSFRSPEENQYAYRMNGFERNWNFVGNRRSATYTNLDPGEYFFEVKGSNNSAVWSQSSTAIKVTVAPPFWRSPLAYVLYGFAFIGVIARSWAVHKAKLAGQRKSLEQERALTKRLKEIDVMKDEINRELDKKVAERTEELRQEHERLIATQEELQGLNEKLAGVSVTDQLTGLKNRRFLHQSIGEDTAIVTRQYAHNPNLDSQDDLTFLLLDLDKFKNVNDRYGHSVGDEVLVQLAKILTRVLRESDYIVRWGGEEFVIVIRYLPRSQVATIVERLIAAVKHHAFVINDELTLHQTCSIGIAAFPFFTNEPKLTHWEQVVNLADKALYCAKASGRDCWVWIESTDNTQNAERLLTNIENQGLSRVVADQKLIINSSLPKDKLVWQ, from the coding sequence GTGAGTGCGATCCTACTACTCGCCGTCATTGTTTGCTGCGCTGCAGCCCGTGCGGAGATTCCACCACAAGTAAAATTCAAACCAATACTGACCAATAAGCTGGAAAAACTCGGCTATATCAATGACATCTTGCAAGACAAAGAAGGGTTTCTTTGGTTTGGCGCCATCCAAGGCCTCGCGCGCTACGATGGTTATACGGTTAAAACCTACTTGCACAATGTGGATGACCCTCACTCACTAAGCCATAATTGGGTTAAATCACTTCTGCTCGATAACAACGGCCAGCTGTGGGCGGTAACCTACTCTGGCCTTTGCCAATACCTCGATCAAAACGACCATTTTGACTGTATCAAACTCCCAGGGTCCGACATCCAAAGCAGTTTCTACGCATTATTTAGAGATAGCCAAAACCACTATTGGGTGAGCACTGGCAGTGGAATTTTATGGCTCGATATAGAACAACGCCGCTTTATCGAAGCTCCCCAGGCTATTGTTCAAGCACTACGACCCTCAAAAGATTCCGAAGACAATTTTGTTCACGAGATGGCCGAAGACTCAAAAGGGAACCTTTGGTTTGCCCTTGAGGGCAATGGTCTTGTTCGTTTCAATACTCATACCAGCATAGTGACTCACTTTAAAGTAAACGCCGAAGACCCAACAAGCTTACCCGACAACAAGATTCGCGCACTGCTAGTCGATTCAAATGACAATCTATGGATAGGCTCTCTCGGCGGCGGCATCAGTCGCTTTAACACGTCAACAAGCCAATTTACGCACTTCAAACACAGCGGCAGTGAAAAAGCTGATACCGTTTGGGAAATAATGGAAGACACCAATGGCATGCTATGGATTGGCGACGGCACAGGCATGCACATATATGACCCTAATACGGGTGATTTCGCGGACTACACCTACAGTGACGGTAACAACAGTGGGCCCGGTAATTTTGTGGCCCGCGACATGTTTCTGGACGATGCAGGCGGTATATGGGTGGGCTACTTCCCTAGCGGCGTCGACGCTATCGATATGCAGGCGTCGCAATTTTTAAATTACAATCATAACCCGAGCGTGACGACCTCGTTGGCCGATGGCGGCGTACTCTCAACCCTCGAAGCACCCAATGGTGATATCTGGGTTGGCTGTGGTTTTGGTCTTAGTTTGCTCGATCGCAAAACAGGTCAGTTCCAGCGATTCAGCCACGACCAAAGCGACCCTACAAGCATTAGCGGTAGCACTGTACTCGACATGGCAATAGATAACACAGGCACGTTATGGATAGGCGCATGGGATCGAGGGCTAAACCGACACATTCCCGGCACCAATCATTTCAAACACTACGTATACGACACCAATGACCCACACTCACTCTACGGTCGAGAACCGTGGAGCACACTAGTGGCTGCCGATGGCACTCTTTGGGTAAGCACAGAAAAAGGTATCAACCGTTACCGCCCCGAAACCGATGACTTTCAAAGACTGCTACCCTTTGATGACAACAACGTTATTTTAGATAGTGTGTATACACGTCACCTCTTCCAAGACCGAAACGGCATTATTTGGGTCGCGTCGTTTAACGGGCTTTATGCCTTAGATCCTAAAAAAAACGAGTTCATTCAACATTATCGTCACAACCCTAACGATGCCTCCACCGTCAGTTCAGACCAAATATTAACGGTATTTGAAGACCACGACGGCGATATTTGGGTTGGCACCAACGGAAATGGCTTAAACCTTTTAGATCGAGAGCAAGGCACCTTTAAACGCTTTTCCGCAGAGGACGGACTGCCCAACCCTACGATTACCGGTATCACAGAAGACAATGATGGCGCACTTTGGTTAAGCACTTACCAAGGTTTAGCGCGATATAACAAAAAGAGCGCCAGCTTTTCAACCTTCGATAAGCGGGACGGCCCTATCGGCAACCTCTACAACCGTAACTCACCCTCTAGATTACGCAGTGGAGAACTGGTATTTGGTAGTTCTCGCGGGCTAACCATCTTTAACCCAAAGCGTTTGCACCCAAACACGCACGTTCCGCCAGTGGTTATCACTGAGTTCTCCATCTTTAACAAAGCCGTATCGCCAGGAGATGGCGGCCCTCTGCAACAAGCCATCACTCAAACCAAGAGTATTGAGCTTACTCATGAACAGTCTGTATTTTCATTCGAATTTGCCGCACTAAGCTTTCGCTCCCCCGAAGAAAACCAATACGCCTATCGCATGAACGGCTTTGAACGGAACTGGAATTTTGTCGGCAACCGACGCTCGGCTACCTATACCAACCTAGATCCCGGCGAGTATTTCTTTGAAGTAAAAGGCTCCAACAACAGTGCGGTATGGAGCCAATCGTCAACAGCTATTAAAGTCACGGTGGCGCCTCCCTTTTGGCGTTCACCGCTCGCTTATGTCCTATACGGTTTCGCCTTCATTGGGGTAATCGCGCGTAGCTGGGCTGTACACAAAGCGAAATTGGCTGGCCAACGAAAAAGCCTAGAGCAAGAGCGTGCACTTACAAAACGACTCAAAGAAATTGACGTAATGAAAGACGAGATTAATCGAGAACTAGACAAAAAAGTCGCGGAAAGAACAGAGGAACTACGTCAAGAGCATGAGCGCCTCATTGCGACACAGGAAGAACTGCAAGGATTAAACGAAAAACTGGCAGGCGTCAGTGTAACGGATCAATTAACCGGCTTAAAAAATCGACGTTTTTTACACCAGTCTATTGGCGAAGATACTGCCATCGTTACGCGACAATACGCTCACAACCCTAACCTCGACTCCCAAGATGACCTCACCTTTTTATTGCTCGATCTCGATAAGTTTAAAAATGTTAACGATCGCTATGGCCACAGTGTGGGCGACGAAGTACTTGTTCAGCTCGCCAAAATTTTAACCCGTGTGCTAAGGGAATCAGACTATATCGTGCGCTGGGGTGGCGAAGAGTTTGTTATCGTTATACGTTATCTTCCGCGCTCTCAGGTCGCCACAATTGTAGAGCGCCTTATTGCTGCGGTGAAGCATCACGCGTTTGTCATCAACGACGAGCTAACGCTTCATCAAACCTGCTCTATCGGCATAGCCGCATTTCCGTTCTTTACGAATGAGCCCAAACTTACCCATTGGGAGCAAGTAGTGAATTTGGCCGACAAAGCGCTCTATTGCGCAAAAGCCTCCGGCCGAGATTGCTGGGTGTGGATAGAAAGTACCGACAACACGCAAAACGCCGAACGTCTACTCACTAACATAGAGAATCAAGGCCTAAGCCGAGTTGTAGCGGACCAAAAGCTGATAATTAACAGCTCTCTCCCCAAAGACAAACTGGTCTGGCAATAG
- a CDS encoding alpha/beta family hydrolase — MPPATTVPTLWGDIPILLTASIVPAKAAFLLAHGAGAPMDSDFMSLMALAIAEQGFDVVRFEFPYMQQRRTTGKKSPPSPMPKLLQFWQQLLDCAQEHTTLPLVLSGKSMGGRTASLVAANEGGVLTAVTPRICAAVCFGYPFHPPAKLEKTRVGHLKSLALPLSIFQGTRDPFGKPSEVLTYSLSDSVTLNWLDTGDHDFKPLKRSGRSQQDLILEAARKAGCWIHSLIERQP; from the coding sequence ATGCCCCCAGCGACAACTGTGCCCACATTGTGGGGCGATATCCCCATTTTACTTACGGCGAGTATCGTTCCGGCGAAGGCAGCATTCCTTTTGGCTCATGGGGCCGGCGCCCCTATGGATTCAGACTTTATGTCGTTGATGGCCTTGGCCATAGCGGAGCAGGGTTTTGATGTTGTGCGTTTTGAGTTTCCGTATATGCAACAAAGGCGCACAACGGGGAAAAAATCGCCTCCAAGCCCCATGCCAAAGCTCTTACAGTTTTGGCAGCAGCTTTTAGATTGCGCGCAGGAGCATACGACATTGCCGTTAGTGTTGTCCGGCAAGTCTATGGGCGGGCGCACCGCGAGCTTAGTGGCGGCAAATGAGGGGGGTGTATTGACTGCGGTCACGCCAAGAATTTGCGCGGCAGTGTGCTTTGGTTATCCGTTTCATCCTCCGGCAAAACTCGAAAAAACGCGAGTGGGGCACTTAAAGTCTTTAGCGTTACCGCTGAGTATATTTCAGGGCACTCGGGACCCGTTCGGTAAGCCCTCTGAGGTGTTGACTTATTCCCTGAGTGATTCCGTAACGCTTAACTGGCTGGATACGGGCGACCATGATTTTAAACCGCTCAAACGCAGCGGTCGATCGCAACAAGATCTTATCCTCGAAGCTGCGCGCAAAGCAGGTTGTTGGATTCATTCACTTATAGAGCGTCAGCCATAA
- a CDS encoding YheU family protein, protein MIIPPEKLTEEVLKNLLESYITREGTDYGERELSLEDKVAELLPLVYKGEVIISYDDVSDSVNVLLPQDIQAEDNSADS, encoded by the coding sequence ATGATCATCCCGCCAGAAAAGCTTACAGAAGAAGTACTGAAAAATTTACTTGAATCCTATATTACCCGAGAGGGTACAGATTATGGCGAAAGAGAACTGTCGCTGGAAGATAAAGTCGCCGAATTATTGCCATTAGTTTATAAAGGCGAGGTCATTATTTCATATGATGACGTCTCTGACTCTGTGAATGTGTTGTTGCCACAGGATATTCAAGCTGAAGATAATTCAGCTGACAGCTAG
- a CDS encoding glycine cleavage system protein R: protein MLKNLIVTLISDDKPGIVESVASVITQHHGNWLESQLAKLAGKFAGVVRIQVDASNEAALAAALNEMSNQRMTVLVDECNETTASADTNQTLHFHATGPDRPGIVKEISSALALYQINLEKLDTRLSSMPYSGDPLFEAEGIMAVPTSLNRSDLTEKLDDIADELAMDIVLEETR, encoded by the coding sequence ATGCTTAAAAACTTAATCGTGACACTTATAAGCGATGATAAACCGGGCATTGTGGAATCTGTCGCGAGTGTCATAACCCAACATCATGGAAATTGGCTCGAAAGCCAGCTGGCTAAACTTGCGGGTAAATTTGCCGGCGTTGTGCGCATACAGGTAGACGCATCGAACGAAGCGGCTTTAGCTGCCGCACTTAACGAAATGTCCAACCAACGCATGACCGTGCTTGTCGATGAATGTAACGAAACAACAGCTTCTGCCGACACGAATCAAACACTTCATTTTCACGCAACAGGCCCCGATAGGCCCGGCATTGTCAAAGAAATTTCGAGCGCATTGGCTCTCTACCAAATAAACCTCGAAAAACTCGACACTCGCCTTTCAAGCATGCCCTACAGTGGAGACCCTCTGTTTGAAGCCGAAGGTATTATGGCCGTACCCACCTCGCTGAACCGAAGCGATTTGACTGAAAAGCTCGATGACATTGCCGATGAGCTTGCCATGGATATTGTGCTTGAAGAGACTCGCTAG
- a CDS encoding DUF2721 domain-containing protein, whose translation MEMTITTPSLLFPAISLLLLAYTNRFVTLTSVIRQLSKLDAADAEDLTRRQIASLRTRLQIIRAMQVFGVVSFLLCTLSMFALFLHWIMLGKILFGTSLVMLTVSLLCSLYEVQISTKAINIEIERLDR comes from the coding sequence ATGGAAATGACCATTACAACACCTAGCCTGTTATTCCCGGCTATTTCTTTATTGCTGTTGGCGTATACCAATCGATTCGTCACATTGACGTCTGTTATTCGGCAGTTAAGTAAGCTCGATGCAGCCGATGCCGAGGACCTCACGCGTAGGCAGATTGCAAGCTTAAGAACTCGATTACAGATCATTCGGGCTATGCAGGTATTTGGTGTGGTGTCTTTTCTTCTTTGTACTTTATCGATGTTTGCGTTGTTCTTACATTGGATAATGCTGGGTAAGATTCTATTCGGTACAAGCTTGGTGATGCTGACAGTGTCATTGCTATGTTCGCTGTATGAAGTGCAGATCTCGACCAAGGCGATCAATATAGAAATTGAACGTCTTGATCGATAG